The segment TTGCCGAGGATGCGAGTCACGGTGGTGTTGCACACCGGGCACTTGCCCTTGGCCATGCGACGGCCGTTGGTCTCGTGAACCTCGCCGGTGAATTCCCGCTTCTCTTTGCACTTCACGCAGTACGCCTCGCCCGAGTAAGTCTCAAGTTCCGCCATGTGTCCTCCAGTAAGTGGCCGCCGCAGTTATCGCGGCGGATGATTGTCAGTACCGTCACGCCGGCTCGGCCGTGGCGGGCTACCTCTCGGCAGCGTGGTCACCTTACGGCGCTAACCTGCCCCGCATGACCATGACCCCACCAATGCCCCCACTTGTCCCCGCGGAGTTCACCGAGGCCGAGGACCACCTGACGGTCTCTCGACCCGAACCCGGACTCGTCGTCGTGACGTTAGCGAACCCGGACATGCGTAACGCGATGTCGGCGAAGATGACCCAGGCATTCGCCCGACTCGTGCCTTTGCTGATCGGTGACGACGAGCTGCGGGCCGTCGTGCTTGTCGGCGCAGGTCGTGCCTTCTGCTCTGGTGGTGACACGAGTTGGATCGGCTCGGAGCCACACAAGAGCGTCGACGAGCTGCGATCTCGGATGATTCCCTTCTACCGAACCTGGCTGGCAGTGCGAGACATTCCGGTGCCGGTGATCGTCGGCGTCAATGGCGCGGCGATTGGCGCTGGGGCGTGCTTCGCCCTCGGAGCCGACGTGCGCATCGGGGCGCAGTCGGCCAAGTTCGGGGTGCCGTTTCTCAAACTCGGGATGCACCCGGGAATGGCCACGACCTACCTCTTGCCCGAGGTCGTCGGTCTCGCGGCGGCCCGGGACCTGCTCTACACCGGCCGGATCATCGACTCCGCGAGGATGCTGGAGCTCGGGGTGGTCACCGAAGTGCTGCCCGATGAGGGCTTCACCGAGGCCGTGATCGCGATCGGGTCGCAGGTGGCGCAGAACGCACCCATCGCGACCAAGCTGACCAAAGTCGCGCTGCGCGATGGTGGTCCGGCCACACTCGATGCCTGTGTTGAGTGGGAGGCGTTGGCCCAGCCGATCACGCTGGCCACCGAGGACCTGCAAGAGGGTTTGGTCGCTGCGCGAGAGAAACGCCCGCCGCGCTTCGTCGGCAAATAGATCTGTACGTAGCCAGTCCCAGCGGAAATTCCGTCCGCACGGCCTGGCGAGCGGCTGTTGCAGATGACCCGCCACATGAGACGAAGCCCCCGCATCTCTGACCAGTCGCGCCTTCCCCTTGCGCTGTGGCCGTTGATGTCGGGGGCTTCGTTCAGGTATGACGTTAGGTACCCAACGGGCGACTGCGCAATCGCTGCGGCCACATTGTTGATGACCCCTGTGGACAGCACTGGGGACGACCTGGGGACGCTCCGCTTACGCCCTGTGGAACGTCCTGTGATTGCTTGGGGAAAGGGTGTTGACGCGCGACCACTAAGTCGCTGCTGACCTGCGGAAACGCTTATCCACCGGGTGTGTACGAAAGAAAAGTGGAGCAATTCCCGGCGTGTCTTGCCCTTGGGTGACCTGGAGTCACTCGTTGCCGTTGGCGAACTCCACGCCATCGAGGAACGCGCATGCCCGCGCACGGTCTGGGTAGGCGTCGAGCAACCGGTTGAACTCCGGTCCGTGGTTGGCCTCAAGCAGGTGGGTCAACTCGTGCAGGAGCACGTAATCGATGACGTAGGCGGGCATATCCCGGAGGCGATGGGACAACCGAATCGTGCCGTCAGCTGACGTGCACGACCCCCACCGACGATTCTGCGTTGTACTCCAGCGGATGCTCGTCGGGACAGGCGAGGTCGGCAGATAACGCTTGGACAGTGTCGCGGCCCGCTTGGCCAGATCCTCGTCAGAGACTGCTGCCTTTGCTGACTTTCTGAGCAGCCGCGCGTGCAAGGCAGTGGCGTGCTTGGCGGCCTCCGTCACCGACATTCGCGCGGGCACGACGACGACGGTGATGCCACCCTCGCGAAATGCCGCCACGCTGCGGCGCCGGCGATCTGAGCGACGGACTTCTACCCCGTCGGGCAGGC is part of the Candidatus Nanopelagicales bacterium genome and harbors:
- a CDS encoding enoyl-CoA hydratase/isomerase family protein encodes the protein MTMTPPMPPLVPAEFTEAEDHLTVSRPEPGLVVVTLANPDMRNAMSAKMTQAFARLVPLLIGDDELRAVVLVGAGRAFCSGGDTSWIGSEPHKSVDELRSRMIPFYRTWLAVRDIPVPVIVGVNGAAIGAGACFALGADVRIGAQSAKFGVPFLKLGMHPGMATTYLLPEVVGLAAARDLLYTGRIIDSARMLELGVVTEVLPDEGFTEAVIAIGSQVAQNAPIATKLTKVALRDGGPATLDACVEWEALAQPITLATEDLQEGLVAAREKRPPRFVGK
- a CDS encoding DUF45 domain-containing protein, whose protein sequence is MAIRPARIPGLPDGVEVRRSDRRRRSVAAFREGGITVVVVPARMSVTEAAKHATALHARLLRKSAKAAVSDEDLAKRAATLSKRYLPTSPVPTSIRWSTTQNRRWGSCTSADGTIRLSHRLRDMPAYVIDYVLLHELTHLLEANHGPEFNRLLDAYPDRARACAFLDGVEFANGNE